A genome region from Anastrepha obliqua isolate idAnaObli1 chromosome 4, idAnaObli1_1.0, whole genome shotgun sequence includes the following:
- the LOC129243413 gene encoding maternal protein exuperantia, translated as MVASTNASQNGVVNSPVVGTSNGVTTNGTMNVAGGHKTLAKGRYTLVGVDIDTTGRRLIDEIVQLAAYSPKDHFEQYIMPYMNLNPAARQRHQVRVISIGFYRMLKSMQTYKIIKSKSEIAALKDFLDWLEALKAEDTSSNGVILVYHEERKFIPYMILESLNKYNLLDRFLKTVKSFANGLNLAKANANESLQHYTLRKLSKVLSAKAHEVINNQNASDGEIKNNVSSTTGIAECQSPQKSLQKGALAQERELFDGNASVRAKLAYEVAQQLSNQEHKVPIESSAALENMIAAVQTYAQPIECDLNELQTQNENLERQNSFRPVFLNYFKTTLYHRVRAVKFRIILAEQGYDLQTLNAIWSEKQKDGLAEVLQVIEELKPEDRTELADLFDSYFDPVKTTIKPIVKNNNRRRNRRGVRNMKNDGSNSARTSSEQGAGGDKQVTGGQLPDTTIKSPSPPNGGKPQRGKRNPRSRNNSIKTQLPSAAVDTSNTTATATN; from the exons atggtCGCTTCAACGAATGCAAGCCAAAACGGTGTAGTCAATTCTCCAGTAGTAGGAACTTCTAATGGAGTAACAACCAATGGCACAATGAATGTCGCTGGCGGACACAAGACTTTGGCCAAGGGCAGGTACACTTTAGTAGGCGTCGATATTGACACAACTGGACGTCGACTCATCGATGAA ATCGTTCAGTTGGCCGCGTATTCGCCCAAAGATCATTTTGAACAATATATTATGCCATACATGAACTTGAATCCTGCTGCTCGCCAACGTCACCAAGTGCGTGTGATCTCTATTGGATTCTATCGTATGTTGAAATCAATGCAAACCTATAAG ATTATCAAGTCTAAATCGGAGATCGCTGCCTTGAAAGATTTTCTGGATTGGCTGGAAGCGCTTAAGGCCGAAGATACATCATCGAACGGTGTCATTCTAGTCTATCATGAGGAACGCAAATTTATTCCATATATGATTTTGGAATCGCTTAACAAATACAACCTGTTGGACAGGTTCCTTAAAACAGTCAAATCATTTGCCAATGGCCTCAATTTAGCCAAAGCCAATGCCAACGAATCATTGCAACATTACACGTTGCGCAAACTCTCCAAAGTGTTGAGCGCCAAAGCACATGAAGTGATCAATAATCAAAATGCAAGTGAcggtgaaatcaaaaacaatgttAGCTCAACAACGGGCATAGCCGAGTGTCAGAGCCCCCAAAAGTCATTGCAAAAGGGCGCTCTGGCACAGGAGCGTGAGCTGTTCGATGGTAATGCTAGTGTGCGTGCCAAGTTGGCCTATGAGGTGGCACAACAGTTGAGCAATCAAGAACACAAGGTGCCTATCGAATCGTCGGCTGCATTAGAGAATATGATTGCCGCAGTGCAAACGTATGCACAGCCCATCGAATGCGATTTGAATGAACTACAAACTCAAAACGAGAATTTGGAACGTCAAAATTCTTTCCGTCCGGTTTtcttaaattactttaaaaccACACTCTACCATCGAGTGCGTGCAGTCAAGTTTCGCATCATACTTGCGGAACAGGGTTATGACCTGCAGACGCTAAATGCAATTTGGAGTGAGAAACAAAAGGATGGATTGGCCGAAGTATTGCAAGTCATTGAGGAGTTAAAACCTGAAGATAGGACGGAGTTGGCTGATTTATTTGACAGTTACTTCGATCCTGTAAAGACGACTATTAAGCCGATTGTAAAAAACAACAATCGCCGCCGAAATAGACGCGGAG TACGCAACATGAAGAACGACGGCAGCAATAGCGCTCGCACAAGTAGTGAGCAAGGAGCTGGCGGTGACAAGCAAGTCACTGGCGGTCAGCTGCCCGACACCACAATTAAGTCGCCATCTCCGCCAAACGGCGGCAAGCCGCAGCGTGGCAAGCGTAATCCGCGCTCACGCAATAACTCCATAAAAACACAGCTGCCAAGCGCCGCCGTCGACACGAGCAATACAACGGCAACAGCAACCAATTAA
- the LOC129243992 gene encoding uncharacterized protein LOC129243992, translating to MSEASNITRCNCCNEVMEELLSMRICFEKLFHRLKKEILGLRREVIGALESKSPLKVTHEPKAASKVLKSALQDPAAVPSEEAVPTIDLNISDTDNESVKSKKIKKSAATKSSTNPRKIERVGPDVSYVASTARPVLDFYNIQARVMPTQQFRDAQQFEDWNILLRNDEDQRDQLRVELMQGNYKEPEKYITQTWRNIFHNDAAHHYSYRGTGRDKRAIKDYIFTDIFKEIFLQRFYHMDVEFFIDRTMRFFKYVRDQRRKAALKQRKLQEKDAAPEAENEVLQESMDDE from the exons ATGTCGGAGGCAAGCAATATTACACGCTGTAATTGTTGCAATGAAGTCATGGAGGAGCTGTTATCAATGCGAATatgctttgaaaaattatttcatcgattaaaaaaggaaattctAGGACTGAGGCGCGAAGTTATCGGCGCTTTGGAAAGCAAATCTCCATTAAAAGTTACACATGAACCTAAAGCTGcatcaaaagttttaaaatctGCGCTCCAAGATCCTGCTGCTGTGCCTAGTGAGGAGGCTGTGCCTACAATTGACTTAAACATTAGTGACACGGATAATGAAAGtgtaaaatcaaagaaaattaaaaaatctgctGCTACCAAATCAAGCACAAATCCAAGGAAAATAGAGAGAGTGGGCCCAGATGTGTCATATGTTGCGTCCACAGCCAGACCAGTTTTGGATTTCTACAACATACAAGCGCGTGTTATGCCTACGCAACAATTCCGAGATGCGCAACAATTTGAGGATTGGAATATACTTTTGCGGAATGACGAAGATCAGCGGGATCAGCTG CGTGTTGAGCTAATGCAAGGAAACTATAAAGAACCAGAAAAGTACATCACACAAACTTGGCGTAATATTTTCCACAATGATGCTGCTCATCATTATTCCTACAGAGGAACTGGAAGAGACAAGCGTGCAATTAAAGATTATATTTTTACGGATATTTTTAAAG AAATCTTTTTACAACGATTCTACCACATGGATGTAGAGTTTTTCATAGACCGGACGATGCGCTTTTTTAAATATGTGCGCGATCAAAGACGTAAAGCGGCATTGAAGCAGCGAAAACTGCAGGAAAAGGATGCGGCGCCAGAGGCAGAAAACGAAGTTTTGCAAGAATCAATGGATGACGAATGA
- the LOC129243991 gene encoding uncharacterized protein LOC129243991: MPKPSGNPRCKCCDEVMEELLTMRQTFEKLFHRLTKQIVDLRREVTENMGNASSGKTLKRESSCSPSISTPPPKFSRYNNSDSETECFKLKKAKKSSNSKNSQNASKEELKDPVEVKSVAKVSRPVLDFFNIQARVMPTQPFKTAQQFEDWNAIFKDDEDQCDQLRVELLQGLFDEPDKYIKHIWRSVFKNEAAENYSYRGNGRCKKRAIKNYIFTDIFRECFLQRFHHMDAVFFMERTMRFFNYVHDQWRKNMRNQRKRLGASAKTQNEELMDNDLTTQDEQSFNGYDGTMLP; this comes from the exons ATGCCAAAACCATCCGGCAATCCACGCTGCAAATGCTGCGATGAGGTTATGGAAGAGCTGTTAACGATGCGTCAAACTTTCGAAAAGTTATTTCATCGATTAACAAAGCAAATTGTTGACTTGAGACGCGAAGTTACCGAAAATATGGGAAACGCGTCCAGCGGCAAGACATTAAAAAGAGAAAGTAGCTGTAGTCCAAGCATATCCACGCCACCACCAAAATTTAGTCGTTACAATAATAGCGACAGTGAAACTGAGtgtttcaaattgaaaaaagctaaaaaatcgtcaaattcgaaaaattcacaaaatgccAGTAAGGAAGAACTCAAAGATCcagttgaagtaaaaagtgtaGCAAAAGTTAGTCGACCTGTCTTGGACTTCTTCAATATTCAAGCACGAGTCATGCCTACGCAACCGTTTAAAACTGCACAACAGTTCGAAGATTGGAATGCTATTTTCAAAGATGACGAAGATCAATGTGACCAACTG AGAGTTGAGCTGCTGCAAGGCCTCTTTGATGAACCAgacaaatatataaaacatataTGGCGTAGCGTTTTTAAAAATGAGGCGGCCGAAAATTACTCGTACAGAGGTAATGGCCGTTGCAAAAAGCGtgctattaaaaattacatattcaCAGACATTTTTCGAG AGTGCTTCCTGCAACGTTTTCATCACATGGATGCTGTCTTTTTCATGGAACGCACTATGCGCTTTTTCAACTACGTACACGATCAGTGGAGGAAAAATATGCGCAATCAGCGTAAAAGACTGGGGGCtagtgcaaaaacacaaaatgagGAACTTATGGATAATGATCTGACAACACAAGATGAGCAGAGCTTCAATGGTTATGATGGCACAATGTTGCCGTAA